In Nocardioides nitrophenolicus, the genomic window GCGGACGACGGCCGGGGGTCGGTCCGCCTCCTCGTCGTCGGCGACGTACAGCCGCGCGTCGCCGCCGGCCACCCGGCGAGCGTGCCGCTCGGTCGCCGGACGCGACATGCCGCTCGCCGGCAGCAGCTGGCGCGGCAGCACCTCGATCGCCCGCGCGCCGGCGCGCACCATGGTGGGAGCCCCGCCGGGGACCGGGTAGCCGAACTCGTCGAGCTGCGGCGCGTTGATCGAGTGGTCGACCTCCTCGCTCATCCCGATCGGTCCCACCGGATCCCCCGCCATGAACTGCGACACCACGGGGTGGTCGGTGAGCAGGAACTGCTCACGCGGGCCGTACATCACCAGCCGGCGTCGGTAGAGCATCCCCAGGTTGTCGGGCAGGGTGCGGGCCAGCTCGATGTTGTGGGTGACGACGAGCATGGTGGCGTCCGTGGCGGCGTTGACGTCGAGCAGCAGCTGGGCGAGGTTCGCGGTCCGGACCGGGTCGAGACCGGAGTCCGGCTCGTCGCACAGGATGATCTCGGGCTCCGTCACCAGCGAGCGGGCCAGGCCGGCCCGCTTGCGCATGCCGCCCGAGATCTCACCGGGGAGCTTGTGCTCCTGGCCGAGCAGACCCACCAAGTCGAGCTTCTCCATCGCGATCTCCCGCACCTGCGTCTCGTTCTTGCGGGTGTGGGCGCGCAGGGGGAACGCGACGTTGTCGTAGACGCTCATCGACCCGAACAGAGCACCGTCCTGAAAGAGCACGCCGAACCTCTTGCGCAGCTCCAGCCGGAGCGACTCCTTGGCCGTCACCATGTCGACCTCGTTGACCAGGCAGCGCCCGGCCTCCGGCTTGAGCAGGCCCATCAGGGACTTGAGGAAGACCGACTTCCCCGTTCCGGACGGGCCCAGCAACGCCGTGATCTCCCCCGGCTCGAGGGTGAGCGTGACGTCGCTCCAGATGTTCTGGGAACCGAAGCTCTTGGTGAGTCCGGTGACCTCAACGGTGCCGCCCATGGCGGGCCTCCTGCCTGTCGGTGCGCGGTGCGCGGGGAGTCATGACTGCTCGGGGATGGTCGGGGTGGTGGGATCGGTCGGTTCTTCCGTGACTTCGTCGCCGGGCGTCGGCGTCGGCGTCGGCGTGGGTGTCGCTGTGGGTGTCGCTGTGGGTGTCGGCGTCGGTGCCGGCGTCGGTGCCGGCGTCGGCGTCGGCGTGGGGCTCGTCGTGGGCACGGGGGTCGCCGTGGGATGCGGCGTGCCGGCCGACGCGGTGGCGGCGAGCTCGTCGATGGGGTCGCGCAGTCGCGCCGACTCGCACGCGCAGTCCTCGGGCAGCACCGGCAGTGGGGATGGGATCGGGACCACCGGAACCTC contains:
- a CDS encoding ABC transporter permease, which encodes MGGTVEVTGLTKSFGSQNIWSDVTLTLEPGEITALLGPSGTGKSVFLKSLMGLLKPEAGRCLVNEVDMVTAKESLRLELRKRFGVLFQDGALFGSMSVYDNVAFPLRAHTRKNETQVREIAMEKLDLVGLLGQEHKLPGEISGGMRKRAGLARSLVTEPEIILCDEPDSGLDPVRTANLAQLLLDVNAATDATMLVVTHNIELARTLPDNLGMLYRRRLVMYGPREQFLLTDHPVVSQFMAGDPVGPIGMSEEVDHSINAPQLDEFGYPVPGGAPTMVRAGARAIEVLPRQLLPASGMSRPATERHARRVAGGDARLYVADDEEADRPPAVVRPDPLSRALDQTGAFFALGLDTLRAAFRRPFAAREALDQFWFVTSVSWIPAMLIAIPFGAVIALQLGTLTVQVGAQSFTGAASVLAVVQQAAPIVTTLVIAGAGGAAICADLGSRTIRDEIDAMRVIGVDPVQRLVVPRVLACVIAAVLLNGLVSVVGVLGGYFFNVIVQGGTPGAYLASFTALAQIPDLVVGELKAIVFGFLAGVVAAYRGLHTRPGPKGVGESVNQSVVVTFLLLFFVNFVVTTLYLELVPGKGA